The Panicum hallii strain FIL2 chromosome 9, PHallii_v3.1, whole genome shotgun sequence genome has a window encoding:
- the LOC112877990 gene encoding inorganic phosphate transporter 1-2-like: MAGAQLKVLATLDQAKTQWYHFMAIVIAGMGFFTDAYDLFCIALVTKLLGRIYYTEPGSKDPGTLPPSVSAAVNGVALCGTLAGQLFFGWLGDKLGRKSVYGFTLILMVLCSVASSLSFGYTAKGVIGTLCFFRFWLGFGIGGDYPLSATIMSEYANKKTRGAFIAAVFAMQGFGILFGTIVAIIVSAAFRNAYPAPSYAENAAASLVPQADYVWRVILMFGTIPAALTYYWRMKMPETARYTALIARNTKQAAADMTKVLQKEIQDEDEEVQRQVVAGDNWGLFSSQFVRRHGLHLLATTSTWFLLDIAFYSQNLFQKDIFSKVGWIPPARTMNAIEEVFRISRAQALIALCGTIPGYWFTVALIDIMGRFWIQLMGFLMMTVFMIALAVPYEHWTQPAHHTGFVVLYGLTFFFANFGPNSTTFVVPAEIFPARLRSTCHGISAAAGKAGAIVGAFGFLYAAQDPKKPDHGYTPGIGIRNTLFLLAGTNFLGMIMSLLVPESKGMSLEEIAKENISDDATEAPARV, translated from the coding sequence ATGGCGGGAGCTCAGCTCAAAGTCTTGGCCACCCTCGACCAGGCCAAGACGCAATGGTACCATTTCATGGCGATCGTCATCGCCGGCATGGGCTTCTTCACCGACGCGTACGACTTGTTCTGCATCGCGCTCGTCACCAAGCTCCTCGGCCGCATCTACTACACCGAGCCCGGCTCCAAGGACCCCGGAACCCTCCCGCCCAGCGTGTCGGCCGCCGTGAACGGCGTCGCGCTCTGCGGCACGCTCGCGGGCCAGCTCTTCTTCGGCTGGCTCGGCGACAAGCTCGGCCGCAAGAGCGTGTACGGCTTCACCCTCATCCTCATGGTGCTCTGCTCCGTCGCGTCCTCCCTCTCGTTCGGGTACACCGCCAAGGGCGTCATCGGCACGCTCTGCTTCTTCCGCTTCTGGCTCGGCTTCGGCATCGGCGGCGACTACCCGCTCAGCGCCACCATCATGTCCGAGTACGCCAACAAGAAGACCCGCGGCGCCTTCATCGCCGCCGTGTTCGCCATGCAGGGCTTCGGCATCCTCTTCGGCACCATCGTCGCGATCATCGTCTCGGCGGCGTTCCGGAACGCGTACCCGGCGCCGTCGTACGCCGAGAACGCCGCGGCGTCCCTCGTGCCGCAGGCCGACTACGTCTGGCGCGTCATCCTCATGTTCGGCACCATCCCCGCCGCGCTCACCTACTACTGGCGCATGAAGATGCCCGAGACGGCGCGGTACACGGCGCTCATCGCCCGGAACACCAAGCAGGCCGCGGCCGACATGACCAAGGTGCTGCAAAAGGAGATCcaggacgaggacgaggaggtGCAGCGCCAGGTGGTCGCCGGCGACAACTGGGGCCTCTTCTCGTCGCAGTTCGTCCGGCGCCACGGGCTCCACCTCCTCGCGACCACCAGCACGTGGTTCCTCCTCGACATTGCCTTCTACAGCCAGAACCTGTTCCAGAAGGACATCTTCAGCAAGGTCGGGTGGATCCCGCCGGCGAGGACCATGAACGCCATCGAGGAGGTGTTCCGCATCTCGCGCGCGCAGGCGCTCATCGCGCTGTGCGGCACCATCCCGGGCTACTGGTTCACCGTCGCCCTCATCGACATCATGGGCAGGTTCTGGATCCAGCTCATGGGCTTCCTCATGATGACCGTGTTCATGATCGCGCTGGCGGTGCCGTACGAGCACTGGACGCAGCCGGCGCACCACACCGGCTTCGTGGTGCTCTACGGGCTCACCTTCTTCTTCGCCAACTTCGGGCCCAACAGCACCACCTTCGTCGTGCCGGCGGAGATCTTCCCTGCGAGGCTCCGGTCCACGTGCCACGgcatctccgccgccgccggcaaggCCGGCGCCATCGTCGGCGCCTTCGGGTTCCTGTACGCAGCGCAGGACCCCAAGAAGCCCGACCACGGGTACACGCCCGGCATCGGCATCCGCAACACGCTGTTCCTGCTCGCCGGCACCAACTTCCTGGGCATGATCATGTCGCTGCTCGTGCCGGAGTCCAAGGGCATGTCGCTCGAGGAGATCGCCAAGGAGAACATCAGCGACGACGCTACCGAAGCTCCTGCCAGAGTCTAG
- the LOC112874701 gene encoding inorganic phosphate transporter 1-1: MAGRQLNVLSTLDQAKTQWYHFMAIVIAGMGFFTDAYDLFCISLVTKLLGRIYYTDTSRPDPGTLPPNVSAAVNGVALCGTLAGQLFFGWLGDKLGRKSVYGFTLVLMVVCSVASGLSFGATPKGVVATLCFFRFWLGFGIGGDYPLSATIMSEYANKKTRGAFIAAVFAMQGFGILFGAIVALVVSAGFRSAYPAPPYSQDRAASLVPQADYVWRIILMFGTLPAALTYYWRMKMPETARYTALVARNAKQAAADMSRVLHTEIEESVERVDKTVLGGEEWGLFSSQFVRRHGLHLLATTSTWFLLDIAFYSQNLFQKDIFSKVGWIPAARTMNAVEELFRIARAQALIALCGTIPGYWFTVAFIDVVGRFWIQIMGFAMMTAFMLGLAVPYHHWTTPGHHTGFVVMYGFTFFFANFGPNSTTFIVPAEIYPARLRSTCHGISAAAGKAGAIIGAFGFLYAAQDPHKPEAGYPRGIGIRNALFVLAGTNFLGTVMTLLVPESKGKSLEVVSQEVADDEEAA, from the coding sequence ATGGCGGGGCGCCAGCTGAACGTGCTGTCCACGCTGGACCAGGCGAAGACGCAGTGGTACCACTTCATGGCGATCGTGATCGCCGGCATGGGCTTCTTCACCGACGCCTACGACCTCTTCTGCATCTCGCTCGTCACCAAGCTGCTCGGCCGCATCTACTACACCGACACCTCCAGGCCGGACCCGGGCACGCTGCCGCCCAACGTGTCGGCCGCCGTGAACGGGGTCGCGCTCTGCGGCACGCTCGCGGGGCAGCTCTTCTTCGGCTGGCTCGGCGACAAGCTCGGCCGCAAGAGCGTCTACGGCTTCACGCTCGTCCTCATGGTAGTCTGCTCCGTCGCGTCCGGGCTCTCGTTCGGGGCCACGCCCAAGGGCGTCGTCGCCACGCTCTGCTTCTTCCGCTTCTGGCTCGGCTTCGGCATCGGCGGCGACTACCCGCTCAGCGCCACCATCATGTCCGAGTACGCCAACAAGAAGACCCGCGGCGCCTTCATCGCCGCCGTGTTCGCCATGCAGGGCTTCGGCATCCTCTTCGGCGCCATCGTCGCGCTCGTCGTCTCCGCCGGCTTCCGCAGCGCGTACCCGGCGCCGCCCTACTCCCAGGACCGCGCCGCCTCGCTCGTGCCGCAGGCCGACTACGTGTGGCGGATCATCCTCATGTTCGGCACCCTCCCGGCCGCGCTCACCTACTACTGGCGCATGAAGATGCCCGAGACGGCGCGCTACACGGCGCTGGTGGCGCGCAACGCCAAGCAGGCCGCGGCTGACATGTCCAGGGTGCTGCACACCGAGATCGAGGAGAGCGTGGAGCGCGTCGATAAGACGGTCCTCGGCGGCGAGGAGTGGGGCCTCTTCTCGTCGCAGTTCGTCCGGCGCCACGGGCTCCACCTCCTGGCGACCACCAGCACGTGGTTCCTGCTCGACATCGCCTTCTACAGCCAGAACCTGTTCCAGAAGGACATCTTCAGCAAGGTCGGGTGGATCCCGGCGGCAAGGACCATGAACGCCGTCGAGGAGCTGTTCCGCATCGCGCGCGCGCAGGCGCTCATCGCGCTGTGCGGCACCATCCCGGGGTACTGGTTCACCGTCGCCTTCATCGACGTCGTCGGCAGGTTCTGGATCCAGATCATGGGGTTCGCCATGATGACGGCCTTCATGCTCGGCCTCGCGGTGCCGTACCACCACTGGACGACGCCCGGCCACCACACGGGGTTCGTCGTCATGTACGGCTTCACCTTCTTCTTCGCCAACTTCGGGCCCAACAGCACGACCTTCATCGTCCCCGCCGAGATATACCCGGCGCGGCTGCGGTCCACCTGCCACGGCATCTCCGCCGCGGCCGGGAAAGCCggcgccatcatcggcgcgttCGGGTTCCTGTACGCCGCCCAGGACCCGCACAAGCCAGAGGCGGGGTACCCCCGGGGCATTGGCATCCGCAACGCCCTCTTCGTGCTCGCCGGCACCAACTTCTTGGGCACCGTCATGACGCTGCTCGTCCCCGAGTCCAAGGGCAAGTCGCTCGAGGTGGTATCACAGGAGGTCGCCGACGACGAGGAGGCCGCGTAA
- the LOC112874700 gene encoding probable inorganic phosphate transporter 1-12 yields MARQQLQVLATLDAAKTQWYHFTAIVVAGMGFFTDAYDLFCISLVTKLLGRIYYTDPARPDPGTLPPNVAAAVNGVALCGTLAGQLFFGWLGDRLGRKSVYGMTLLLMVICSLASGLSFGSTPAGVMATLCFFRFWLGFGIGGDYPLSATIMSEYANKKTRGAFIAAVFAMQGFGILAGGIVTLAISTAFRKAFPAPAYVVDATGSTVPQADYVWRIIVMLGAVPAILTYYWRTKMPETARYTALVAKNAKQAASDMSKVLQVEIEAESEKLDEITRNRDYGLFSSQFARRHGLHLLGTAATWFLVDVAYYSQNLFQKDIFTSIHWIPKARTMSALEEVFRISRAQTLIALCGTVPGYWFTVFLIDVLGRFAIQLLGFAMMTVFMLGLAFPYHHWTTAGNHIGFAVMYGFTFFFANFGPNATTFIVPAEIFPARLRSTCHGISAAAGKAGAIIGAFGFLYAAQPQDRAHVNTGYKPGIGVRNTLFVLAACNLLGFFFTFLVPESKGKSLEEMSGEANDEETSGDGAKVVQPSGVQMV; encoded by the coding sequence ATGGCGAGGCAGCAGCTGCAGGTGCTGGCCACGCTCGACGCCGCCAAGACGCAGTGGTACCACTTCACGGCGATCGTCGTCGCGGGCATGGGCTTCTTCACCGACGCCTACGACCTCTTCTGCATCTCGCTCGTCACCAAGCTGCTCGGCCGCATCTACTACACGGACCCCGCCAGGCCCGACCCGGGCACGTTGCCGCCCAACGTCGCCGCCGCGGTGAACGGCGTCGCGCTCTGCGGCACGCTCGCGGGGCAGCTCTTCTTCGGCTGGCTCGGCGACAGGCTCGGCCGCAAGAGCGTCTACGGCATGACGCTGCTTCTCATGGTCATCTGCTCCCTCGCGTCCGGGCTCTCGTTCGGGAGCACGCCCGCCGGCGTCATGGCCACGCTCTGCTTCTTCCGCTTCTGGCTCGGCTTCGGCATCGGCGGCGACTACCCGCTCAGCGCCACCATCATGTCCGAGTACGCCAACAAGAAGACCCGCGGCGCCTTCATCGCCGCCGTGTTCGCCATGCAGGGCTTCGGCATCCTCGCCGGCGGCATCGTCACGCTCGCCATCTCCACGGCGTTCCGCAAGGCGTTCCCGGCGCCGGCGTACGTGGTCGACGCCACGGGGTCCACCGTGCCGCAGGCTGACTACGTGTGGCGCATCATCGTCATGCTCGGCGCGGTGCCGGCGATACTGACGTACTACTGGCGGACCAAGATGCCCGAGACGGCGCGGTACACCGCGCTGGTCGCCAAGAACGCCAAGCAGGCCGCCTCCGACATGTCCAAGGTCCTGCAGGTGGAGATCGAGGCGGAGTCGGAGAAGCTGGACGAGATCACCAGGAACAGGGACTACGGCCTCTTCTCGTCGCAGTTCGCGCGGCGCCACGGCCTCCACCTCCTCGGCACCGCCGCGACGTGGTTCCTGGTGGACGTCGCCTACTACAGCCAGAACCTGTTCCAGAAGGACATCTTCACCAGCATCCACTGGATCCCCAAGGCGCGCACCATGAGCGCGCTCGAGGAGGTGTTCCGCATCTCCCGCGCGCAGACGCTCATCGCGCTCTGCGGCACCGTGCCGGGCTACTGGTTCACCGTCTTCCTCATTGACGTCCTCGGCCGCTTCGCCATCCAGCTCCTGGGCTTCGCGATGATGACCGTCTTCATGCTCGGCCTCGCCTTCCCGTACCACCACTGGACCACGGCGGGCAACCACATCGGCTTCGCCGTCATGTACGGCTTCACTTTCTTCTTCGCCAACTTCGGGCCGAACGCGACGACGTTCATCGTCCCGGCCGAGATCTTCCCGGCGCGGCTCCGGTCCACCTGCCACGGCATCTCCGCTGCTGCCGGAAAGGCCGGCGCCATCATCGGGGCGTTCGGGTTCCTCTACGCGGCGCAGCCGCAGGACAGGGCGCACGTGAACACCGGGTACAAGCCCGGGATCGGCGTGCGGAACACGCTGTTCGTGCTCGCCGCCTGCAACTTGCTCGGGTTCTTCTTCACCTTCCTGGTGCCGGAATCGAAAGGGAAGTCGCTCGAGGAGATGTCCGGCGAGGCCAACGACGAGGAAACCTCCGGCGACGGCGCCAAGGTCGTGCAGCCTTCCGGAGTTCAAATGGTGTAG